GGCTGGAAATCGGCAATGTGCTCCGCCTCAAGGTAATGCGAGCTGCAGATGATGATCTCATCGCCGACCTGACAGGTTCGCGCCGCGGCGCCGTTTAAAACGCAGCAGCGCGAGCCACGCTCGCCGAGGATGACATAAGTCGATATGCGAGCGCCGGAGTTCTTGTTCCAGATATCGACGAATTCGAGCGGAAAAATGCCCGCCGCTTCGCAATGGTCGGGATCGAGCGTGATCGAACCGTGATAGTCGAGGTCCGCCGCGGTGACACGGATTCCGTGCAGTTTCGCGGCCATCACTTTACGCATATTCAAATCTCTTCTTACGGGAGGCGAGGACAGAAGACATCGCCGCAAAGGGCGGAGGCCTATCCGCCTCCGCCTCTAAGCATGATGGGCCCTATATGGTGGCATCACGTCAAGTCTACAAAGCCAGGGCCGCGGGCTTCCCCGAGAGGATCGCTATTTCCTGCCCTTGATGCGGACCAGATAATCGACGATCGCTGAGGCATCTGCTTCGCTGATCGGCGCCTTATAGGCCTTGATCATCTTTTCGACGACCTCTGTCCAGCCTTCCTTCGTGAGCGAGGGCTGGTTCATCACGTGGTCTTCCGAATGGCAGACGAGACAATTGGCATTGATCGCATCGGCGCCGGGACCCTCCGGAAACATTTGGTCGGGAATGGGCATATCAAGCTTGAACGACTTCAGATCCGTGATCGGCTTGGCGCTGCCGGCAAGCGGCAGCAGAAGCGTGACGGATAGGGCAAGGGGAAACAGCACTCCGCGCAGCATCGTCTGTCTCCCTCAAGCCGCCGACACATGGGTCGTTTCGATCGTATTCGACATGTAGCCCGCCGGATTCCAGATCGGGAAAGCAGGCTGCGCCTCGCCCTTCGTGTTGGTGCAGCGGATCATCAAGTCGTAAGCGCCGCGCGCGGGCAGCGCGAAGCTCGTCTGCCATTGCCGGAAGCTGTATTTGCCTTCGTCTTTTCCAAGTTGTGTCGGAAGCCAGTTCTTGCCGCCATCGAGCGACAGATCCACACGCGCCACGCCGCAATCGCCGCCGAAGGCGATGCCGCGAGCCTCGGTCGGCGTGCCGGCCTTTATCGTATCGCCCGAGCGGATATTGGTAATGAAGGAGCGCGGGACGTTGCGTGTAACCGGGATCAGTTTGAAGTTGCTGTCGCCGGGTTTGACATTGCCGAACGGCGTATCGGGAAGGCGATAGCCTTTCGCCGTCCAATAATTGGTGTCGGGCTGATCCAGCACCTCGATGTCGTTCAGCATCTTGATCCAATAGACTGCGCACCAGCCAGGGACGATAAGCTTCAGCGGAAAGCCGTTCAACAAAGGGAGCTGTTCGCCGTTCATACCGAAAGCCAGCATCAGCTCGCCGTCGCGGGCGTGATCGATGTCGATCGACTTCAAGAAGGCCGGCGACTCGGGCAGGATCACCTTGTCCATGCCGCCGAAACGGACCTGCAGAGCGCCCGCCTTCACGCCCGCGCGGTCGAGCACGGCCTTCAGCGGAATGCCGGTCCACATCGCATTGCTCATCGAACCATTCGCCCATTGCGCGCCAGCGACGCGCGGCTGCATGTAGATGCGCGAATTTCCGGCGCATTGCGCGACGGCGGCGAGTTCGACGCGCGGGAAATCGTTCAAGATCTCATGGATGGTCAGCGACAATGGCTGATTGACATGGCCCCGCACGGTCAGACGATAGGCATTAAGATCGGGCTCGCTCGGAAAATCCGCCCAGTGCCAGCTCACGAAATGCCGGTCGTTGGGGGTGAACACGCCCTTGTCGAACGTATCGAACGGCGTTTCGAGCCAGGGCGGGCTCGTCCGCTGCAAAATCATCGGTCCTTTTTGCGGGAAATCGGTGGTAAGCGGGCGTGTGCTGAGGCCGCCCGTAGCATGCAGATCGATCATTCTCTGCGCGAAGGCTGGCGCAGTCAGCATGCTGAGGCCGCCCATGCCTGCCGCGCCGAGCAGGTGCCGCCGCGTCAGGTCGTGAAATGCGTAGTCTCTCGCCATTTCGACTCTCCTCGAAATAGGTGTGAGTCAGCCCTTCACCGCCGCTCCTTTTCCTCGTCGGAATGGCGGTGAAGCTGTTGTGACTCTTGGGTTATTGGTAGTTGCGACTGGTATCCCAACCGGCGGTGGCCAGGGATCACAATGGCTTGTAGCGCGGGGGGAAAGGCTGCTGTCGAGAGGCCGGTGCAGCCGTGCTCAGGCCTCTTTGTTTTCCTGGGGATTTCAGCGCTGGGGAGAAAGGCAAGCCAGGAGGCTTCTCCAGCCTCATATTATTTAAAATGAGATTTAAGGTGGTGCGGGCGGTCGGAATCGAACCGACACTCTGTCTCCAGAACCGGATTTTGAGTCCGGCGCGTCTACCAGTTCCACCACGCCCGCGGCGGGCCTCACCGCATTTTGCCGGTGGGGCTTGGAGACCGGGTTTCTGCCATGAACTTCAGCGGCAAGTCCAGTGTTGAAGCTTGCTTTCGCAGGGCAATCCCCATGAGCCGGCATGAATTTTACGGTCCAGCCGGAAACCCCTTCTTTTTACCTCGGCGCGGCCAAAACGAGCGCGGAAAACACGCTTGAGAACAGCCTTTTAGAACTTGTGACATCCATCACAGAAACTGCAGGCGGCGGGAGCTAGGTTGATCCTGCTTGTTGCGGCAAGGCGCCGCGAGTCACGAGGAAGACCTTAGACCTGCCCTAAAGAACTTGGGGCCTTGCCCTTTAAAGGAGAGACCGAGCCATGAAGACCTATCTGATCGCTCTTGCCGCTTCAGCCGCTTTCGTCACCGCCGCCCTGGCTGGCGAAATGCCGAACACGGACCCGAATATGCAGCCAGCTCCCGCCGCCATCGCGGCTCCGGCGACGACGGCTTCGACGCCCGACGGCAAGGAAGAGGCGGCTCCGGCTCCGGCCGCGGCGGTCTCAATGCCGGACGACAAGGCCAAGACCGAAGACAAGCTCTTGACCAATGAAAAGCCCGCGCCAGTGCAAAAGAGGGTCGATGAACACCATGCCAAATATCACAATGGCGAGGGCTCGACCTGGAAGACCGGCCGCAACTCCTATGGATTTGAAGGGACCTATGGCGGCTGCCAAATCCGCGGGACGGCGGGACCGAACGGATATCATATCGATCGCGCCTGCTGAAAAAGCCGCCCGGCACAAATGTAAAAAGCCAGCCTTTCGGCTGGCTTTTTGTTTACCCGCATGAACGACAGCCTCAGATGAGCTTTCCCTTTGAGCTGTGCTACAATTCTCCTATGGCAATGAGGGCTGACCCAATTTTGAGCCGTTTCCGCGACGCGCTCAATGAAGTCTATGGCGAGCGGATCGAGCGCGTCGTGCTGTTTGGCTCGCGCGCGCGCGGCGACGCGCGCCCTGATTCGGAT
The Methyloferula stellata AR4 DNA segment above includes these coding regions:
- the panD gene encoding aspartate 1-decarboxylase translates to MRKVMAAKLHGIRVTAADLDYHGSITLDPDHCEAAGIFPLEFVDIWNKNSGARISTYVILGERGSRCCVLNGAAARTCQVGDEIIICSSHYLEAEHIADFQPKILTFDQANNIVERLSYVVERDQDGTHRFSIKNDSGNVLPIPLKTKHS
- a CDS encoding c-type cytochrome, which codes for MLRGVLFPLALSVTLLLPLAGSAKPITDLKSFKLDMPIPDQMFPEGPGADAINANCLVCHSEDHVMNQPSLTKEGWTEVVEKMIKAYKAPISEADASAIVDYLVRIKGRK
- a CDS encoding molybdopterin-dependent oxidoreductase, whose translation is MARDYAFHDLTRRHLLGAAGMGGLSMLTAPAFAQRMIDLHATGGLSTRPLTTDFPQKGPMILQRTSPPWLETPFDTFDKGVFTPNDRHFVSWHWADFPSEPDLNAYRLTVRGHVNQPLSLTIHEILNDFPRVELAAVAQCAGNSRIYMQPRVAGAQWANGSMSNAMWTGIPLKAVLDRAGVKAGALQVRFGGMDKVILPESPAFLKSIDIDHARDGELMLAFGMNGEQLPLLNGFPLKLIVPGWCAVYWIKMLNDIEVLDQPDTNYWTAKGYRLPDTPFGNVKPGDSNFKLIPVTRNVPRSFITNIRSGDTIKAGTPTEARGIAFGGDCGVARVDLSLDGGKNWLPTQLGKDEGKYSFRQWQTSFALPARGAYDLMIRCTNTKGEAQPAFPIWNPAGYMSNTIETTHVSAA